A window from Candidatus Zixiibacteriota bacterium encodes these proteins:
- a CDS encoding YbaN family protein: protein MTAGFVSVGLGAVGVFVPLLPTTPFLLLAAACFIRGSDSYYQWLINHKWLGAYIRNYREHKAITLQAKTISLASLWLVIGYSATYVASSWWLRGFLGIVAVGVTVHLLHLKTLTAEMMAQSVRLAEPAKPVETEDSFDLPN from the coding sequence ATGACCGCCGGATTTGTCTCAGTCGGGCTGGGAGCCGTGGGTGTATTCGTACCGTTGCTACCCACCACTCCGTTTTTGCTTCTGGCCGCCGCCTGTTTTATTCGCGGATCCGACAGCTACTACCAATGGTTGATCAATCACAAATGGCTGGGGGCGTACATCAGGAATTATCGTGAACACAAGGCTATTACCCTCCAGGCAAAAACCATCTCATTGGCGAGTCTGTGGCTGGTCATTGGCTACTCCGCAACATATGTGGCATCTTCGTGGTGGCTTCGTGGATTTTTAGGGATCGTTGCGGTCGGCGTTACTGTACACCTATTGCATTTGAAAACACTAACGGCGGAGATGATGGCACAGTCAGTAAGGCTGGCGGAACCAGCAAAACCTGTTGAAACTGAAGACAGTTTCGACCTACCTAACTGA
- a CDS encoding sulfite exporter TauE/SafE family protein has product MELPISGVETYWWLPSLVAFLISCMTVTAGISGAFLLLPFQMSVLGYTAPGVSSTNLFYNIVSIPSGVYRYSREKRMIWPLAWAIVIGIVPGMFLGALIRVHWLPDPVHFKPFAGLVLGVIGIRLLLDVIKGSRVKVASSGGNNSLKGQTRASAAHENDKGSTEATDVRFILSKISYRFRGESFSVNTPGLILLSLVVGIAGGAYGIGGGAVVAPFLVAMIGLPIYTIAGATLFSTLVGSIGGVVSYYAISLASTGASGPASPDWLLGGLLGVGGMAGMYVGARLQRYLPARLIKSVLTVCLLAIATKYIAVLFG; this is encoded by the coding sequence ATAGAGCTCCCGATCAGTGGAGTCGAGACATATTGGTGGCTGCCATCGCTGGTGGCGTTTCTTATCTCCTGTATGACCGTGACCGCTGGAATATCCGGCGCATTCCTGTTGTTGCCATTCCAGATGAGCGTGCTGGGTTACACTGCGCCCGGAGTCAGTTCGACCAATCTTTTCTACAACATCGTTAGCATTCCGTCCGGTGTCTATCGCTACTCACGCGAGAAACGGATGATCTGGCCGCTGGCCTGGGCAATTGTAATCGGGATTGTACCCGGCATGTTTCTCGGAGCGTTGATTCGGGTTCACTGGTTGCCAGATCCCGTTCATTTCAAACCATTCGCCGGATTGGTGCTGGGCGTGATTGGCATTCGGCTGCTGCTCGATGTGATAAAGGGGAGTCGGGTAAAAGTGGCATCTTCGGGTGGTAATAACAGTTTGAAGGGGCAGACGAGGGCGTCTGCCGCCCACGAGAACGACAAAGGTTCAACCGAAGCAACCGATGTGCGATTTATTCTCTCCAAAATCAGCTATCGGTTTCGGGGGGAATCGTTTTCAGTCAATACGCCCGGACTAATTCTGTTGAGCCTGGTCGTCGGTATTGCTGGCGGAGCTTATGGTATTGGCGGGGGAGCGGTGGTCGCGCCGTTTCTGGTGGCGATGATTGGACTGCCGATATACACCATCGCTGGAGCAACGCTATTTAGTACACTCGTAGGCTCCATCGGCGGGGTCGTGTCCTACTATGCGATAAGCCTTGCTTCGACGGGAGCTTCAGGTCCGGCTTCTCCCGACTGGCTACTTGGGGGGTTGTTGGGAGTGGGGGGGATGGCCGGAATGTATGTCGGTGCACGTTTGCAGCGTTATCTCCCGGCGCGACTCATCAAAAGCGTACTAACTGTTTGCTTACTTGCCATCGCCACGAAGTACATCGCGGTGTTGTTTGGTTAA
- a CDS encoding VCBS repeat-containing protein: protein MRGSICILVAIITVLPIAVDAQPIEPSPFWQSGNSGNYSTGMIWRDCNSDGLIDVFFSNGNDIVLARNTIYINQRGVLPSSPTWHSDNADYSGHCAVGDFDDNGRPDLVVADYLGQGGFGTLNRPDGYYNTNGLPSCVADWHGGTAINSFSCAMGDVDGDGDLDFALATGDAYNSVYQTDQIYFNNGGLDAYPGWTSSSTTMAMDVYFGDLDNDGDLDIVFCGDDIGATAYYNNAGTMPTSPSWQCDNPEPANTVIVGDVNGDSWLDIVVAFNNQLGGGGQFRAYFNDGTGSINSSPGWQSSTGGYGSALAMYDYDNDGDDDLAAGRWFDRPRIYENLGTTFTLTPVWRADNSTVAETMAWIDIDGDGEEQYADTISHSGGHKVFYTTRHPLQEVDSVTVDGSVLDLTDYCYDLVAGWVSLGSAPSSQIVIYYRFSNKCDLAISNWDTYNYAYANTNTPDVDFDADVTDGWAPLTVTFSDNSSGASDQYWQFGDGGNSTLPNPAHTYYIGGAFDVALQNELSDGPHNRTQRKMIVVLADTVGTPYVNAIMNKTITIPIILTNTQPLKSFVLPISYAGDADLSFVGINTDDCRTDYFDLVQISHEDPWGMRLTVTLTANSGSSNMPLEPGTGPVLNLVLQTTSEMETSDITIASYSSNILECDAVYLSYEPQAPIGSVSIWKCGDVNLDLAGPNIEDLTFLVAYMFLGGPFPAVELVADMDGNGDGVIVTDLTHLVAYLFTGGPAPDCEPQGW from the coding sequence ATGCGTGGCTCCATCTGTATTCTCGTTGCGATCATAACTGTATTACCAATAGCGGTTGATGCGCAACCAATTGAGCCTTCACCTTTCTGGCAGTCGGGTAATTCAGGAAATTACAGCACCGGTATGATCTGGCGTGACTGTAACAGTGACGGGCTGATTGATGTTTTTTTCTCAAACGGAAACGATATCGTTCTAGCCAGAAACACGATATACATCAATCAACGAGGCGTTCTTCCCTCATCTCCGACCTGGCACTCGGATAACGCCGACTACAGCGGCCATTGTGCTGTTGGTGATTTTGACGACAATGGACGCCCAGACCTTGTGGTCGCTGACTACCTTGGCCAGGGAGGATTTGGGACGCTCAATAGGCCGGATGGTTACTATAATACGAACGGACTGCCAAGTTGCGTGGCGGACTGGCATGGCGGAACGGCGATTAATTCCTTCTCATGCGCCATGGGTGATGTGGACGGTGATGGCGATTTGGACTTCGCTCTGGCCACTGGTGATGCCTACAATAGTGTCTACCAGACAGATCAAATCTATTTCAATAACGGTGGCCTCGACGCCTATCCCGGCTGGACATCTTCATCAACAACGATGGCTATGGATGTGTACTTTGGTGATCTGGATAACGACGGTGATCTTGACATTGTATTCTGCGGGGACGACATCGGGGCAACAGCATACTACAATAACGCCGGGACCATGCCGACTTCCCCTTCCTGGCAGTGTGACAACCCGGAACCGGCCAACACGGTTATCGTTGGCGATGTAAATGGCGATAGCTGGCTCGACATTGTAGTAGCGTTTAACAACCAACTCGGTGGTGGTGGTCAGTTTCGAGCCTATTTCAATGATGGCACCGGGTCGATCAACAGTAGTCCCGGTTGGCAGTCATCGACTGGTGGTTACGGTTCTGCGCTGGCCATGTATGATTATGACAACGACGGTGACGATGACCTTGCGGCGGGAAGATGGTTCGACCGTCCTCGCATATATGAAAATCTTGGGACAACTTTCACACTAACCCCCGTGTGGCGAGCGGATAACAGTACCGTCGCCGAAACGATGGCCTGGATCGACATCGACGGTGACGGCGAAGAACAATATGCCGACACGATCTCTCACTCTGGCGGACACAAAGTGTTCTACACTACGCGCCATCCGCTTCAGGAAGTTGATTCGGTTACGGTTGATGGCTCGGTCCTTGATCTAACCGACTACTGCTACGACCTGGTTGCCGGTTGGGTATCACTGGGATCTGCGCCGTCGTCGCAAATTGTGATCTATTATCGTTTCTCCAATAAATGTGACCTCGCCATATCAAATTGGGATACCTACAACTACGCCTACGCCAACACTAATACGCCGGATGTTGATTTCGATGCTGATGTCACTGATGGCTGGGCACCCTTGACCGTGACCTTCTCCGATAATTCGAGTGGAGCATCCGATCAATACTGGCAATTTGGTGACGGCGGTAATTCCACGCTACCAAACCCAGCGCATACGTACTACATTGGCGGAGCGTTTGATGTAGCCTTGCAGAATGAGCTTTCTGATGGACCGCATAATCGTACTCAACGCAAGATGATTGTAGTTCTGGCGGACACAGTCGGCACTCCGTATGTAAATGCGATCATGAACAAGACCATCACTATCCCGATAATCCTTACCAATACGCAACCGCTTAAGAGCTTCGTATTACCGATCAGCTACGCTGGGGATGCTGATCTGTCGTTTGTAGGTATCAATACTGATGACTGCCGAACGGACTATTTCGACTTGGTGCAAATATCCCATGAAGACCCCTGGGGCATGCGATTGACTGTTACTCTGACTGCCAACTCTGGTAGTTCCAACATGCCCCTCGAACCGGGGACCGGCCCGGTACTCAACCTGGTTCTTCAGACAACGAGCGAAATGGAGACGTCTGATATCACTATCGCTTCTTACAGCTCGAATATTCTTGAGTGTGATGCCGTCTATCTATCGTATGAACCACAGGCTCCTATAGGATCGGTTAGTATATGGAAATGTGGTGATGTCAACCTCGACCTGGCTGGCCCGAATATTGAGGACCTGACATTTCTTGTGGCCTACATGTTCCTTGGGGGACCATTTCCAGCGGTGGAATTAGTGGCGGACATGGACGGAAATGGCGATGGTGTGATCGTAACAGACCTGACCCATCTAGTAGCATATCTTTTCACTGGCGGACCAGCCCCGGATTGTGAGCCGCAGGGTTGGTGA